A genomic window from Megalobrama amblycephala isolate DHTTF-2021 linkage group LG2, ASM1881202v1, whole genome shotgun sequence includes:
- the btbd2a gene encoding BTB/POZ domain-containing protein 2a isoform X3, producing the protein MRCCVCLFQQSLQCSPSKMAAGESNSRSSCLNLSNSGPLGNAPPSNSAHSSPASNGGSMGAVGGINRSAGNSNPQSGPENGGGAETAVRSTPSAQNPSRQSVGQSGATSGAASNMTATSSSSSSSASTASADASAAVPSLPSSPASVLVYREPVYNWQATKSTVKERFAFLFNNEVLSDVHFLVGKGMGVQRIPAHRFLYSDEVQIGPETVMTTLYTAKKYAVPALEAHCVEFLKKNLRADNAFMLLTQARLFDEPQLASLCLENIDKNTADALAAEGFTDIDLDTLVAVLERDTLGVREVRLFGAAVRWADAEAQRQQLQPTPENKRRVLGKALSLIRFPLMTIEEFAAGPAQSGILTDREVVSLFLHFTVNPKPHVEFIDRPRCCLRGKECSITRFSQVESRWGYSGTSDRIRFSVNRRIFVVGFGLYGSIHGPTDYQVNIQIIHTDSNTVLGQNDTGFSCDGTASTFRVMFKEPVEILPSVNYIACATLKGPDSHYGTKGMRKVTHEAPATGTKTCFTFCYAAGNNNGTSVEDGQIPEVIFYT; encoded by the exons ATGCGCTGTTGTGTATGTTTATTCCAGCAAAGCCTGCAGTGTTCACCATCCAAGATGGCTGCGGGTGAAAGCAATAGCCGATCCTCATGTCTAAACTTGTCTAATTCGGGGCCACTTGGCAATGCACCGCCGAGCAACAGCGCCCATTCTTCACCCGCGAGCAACGGGGGATCTATGGGTGCAGTCGGGGGGATTAACCGGAGCGCGGGGAATTCGAACCCCCAATCAGGCCCGGAAAACGGCGGAGGCGCCGAGACTGCGGTGAGAAGCACGCCGAGCGCGCAGAACCCTTCCCGGCAGTCGGTCGGTCAGAGCGGAGCGACTTCAGGCGCTGCGTCAAACATGACGgcgacatcatcatcatcatcttcgtCCGCGTCTACCGCATCCGCCGATGCGTCCGCCGCCGTCCCCTCGCTTCCCAGCAGCCCGGCTTCGGTTTTGGTTTATCGAGAGCCGGTCTACAACTGGCAAGCGACAAAAAGTACAGTGAAAGAAAGGTTTGCATTTTTGTTTAACAACGAAGTGCTAAGTGACGTCCATTTTTTGGTTGGGAAGGGAATGGGAGTGCAGCGCATTCCAGCGCACAG ATTTTTATACTCCGATGAAGTGCAAATTGGACCAGAGACCGTTATGACCACACTGTACACAGCCAAAAAGTACGCAGTACCTGCACTCGAGGCCCACTGCGTCGAATTCTTGAAGAAAAATCTACGTGCTGACAATGCGTTTATGTTGCTCACCCAG GCACGGCTTTTTGACGAGCCCCAGCTGGCTAGTCTCTGCTTAGAAAATATCGACAAGAACACAGCTGACGCACTAGCCGCCGAGGGCTTCACAGATATTGACCTTG ACACCCTCGTGGCAGTCTTGGAGAGAGACACGCTGGGTGTACGGGAAGTGCGTCTCTTCGGGGCTGCGGTTCGTTGGGCGGACGCTGAGGCCCAAAGGCAACAGTTACAGCCCACGCCGGAGAACAAGCGTCGAGTGTTGGGAAAAGCACTTTCCCTTATTCGCTTCCCGCTCATGACTATTGAAGAGTTTGCAGCAG GTCCAGCTCAGTCTGGTATACTCACAGATCGGGAGGTGGTCAGTTTGTTCCTGCATTTTACGGTCAATCCGAAACCACATGTGGAGTTTATTGACCGACCTCGCTGTTGCCTACGGGGGAAAGAGTGCAGCATCACGCGTTTCAGTCAGGTGGAGAGCCGCTGGGGGTACAGCGGAACCAGTGACCGCATCCG GTTTTCAGTGAACCGCAGAATATTTGTCGTGGGATTTGGGCTCTATGGGTCCATACATGGTCCAACTGACTATCAGGTCAACATCCAG ATCATACATACAGACAGCAACACAGTTCTCGGTCAGAACGACACAGGCTTCAGTTGTGATGGAACAGCCAGTACCTTCCGAGTCATGTTCAAGGAGCCTGTGGAAATTCTTCCCAGCGTCAACTACATTGCTTGCGCCACCCTCAAG GGACCAGACTCTCATTATGGGACCAAGGGGATGCGTAAAGTCACACATGAAGCCCCCGCTACTGGTACCAAGACCTGCTTTACATTCTGCTACGCTGCAGGCAACAACAACGGCACTTCCGTAGAGGATGGACAAATCCCAGAGGTCATCTTCTACACATAA
- the btbd2a gene encoding BTB/POZ domain-containing protein 2a isoform X2 — protein sequence MRCCVCLFQQSLQCSPSKMAAGESNSRSSCLNLSNSGPLGNAPPSNSAHSSPASNGGSMGAVGGINRSAGNSNPQSGPENGGGAETAVRSTPSAQNPSRQSVGQSGATSGAASNMTATSSSSSSSASTASADASAAVPSLPSSPASVLVYREPVYNWQATKSTVKERFALAVGSAVFDAMFNGGMATTSTEIELPDVEPAAFLALLKFLYSDEVQIGPETVMTTLYTAKKYAVPALEAHCVEFLKKNLRADNAFMLLTQARLFDEPQLASLCLENIDKNTADALAAEGFTDIDLDTLVAVLERDTLGVREVRLFGAAVRWADAEAQRQQLQPTPENKRRVLGKALSLIRFPLMTIEEFAAGPAQSGILTDREVVSLFLHFTVNPKPHVEFIDRPRCCLRGKECSITRFSQVESRWGYSGTSDRIRFSVNRRIFVVGFGLYGSIHGPTDYQVNIQIIHTDSNTVLGQNDTGFSCDGTASTFRVMFKEPVEILPSVNYIACATLKGPDSHYGTKGMRKVTHEAPATGTKTCFTFCYAAGNNNGTSVEDGQIPEVIFYT from the exons ATGCGCTGTTGTGTATGTTTATTCCAGCAAAGCCTGCAGTGTTCACCATCCAAGATGGCTGCGGGTGAAAGCAATAGCCGATCCTCATGTCTAAACTTGTCTAATTCGGGGCCACTTGGCAATGCACCGCCGAGCAACAGCGCCCATTCTTCACCCGCGAGCAACGGGGGATCTATGGGTGCAGTCGGGGGGATTAACCGGAGCGCGGGGAATTCGAACCCCCAATCAGGCCCGGAAAACGGCGGAGGCGCCGAGACTGCGGTGAGAAGCACGCCGAGCGCGCAGAACCCTTCCCGGCAGTCGGTCGGTCAGAGCGGAGCGACTTCAGGCGCTGCGTCAAACATGACGgcgacatcatcatcatcatcttcgtCCGCGTCTACCGCATCCGCCGATGCGTCCGCCGCCGTCCCCTCGCTTCCCAGCAGCCCGGCTTCGGTTTTGGTTTATCGAGAGCCGGTCTACAACTGGCAAGCGACAAAAAGTACAGTGAAAGAAAG ATTTGCTCTCGCTGTGGGAAGTGCCGTCTTTGATGCCATGTTCAACGGTGGCATGGCAACAACGTCGACCGAAATTGAACTGCCAGATGTGGAACCGGCTGCATTTCTAGCCCTTCTCAA ATTTTTATACTCCGATGAAGTGCAAATTGGACCAGAGACCGTTATGACCACACTGTACACAGCCAAAAAGTACGCAGTACCTGCACTCGAGGCCCACTGCGTCGAATTCTTGAAGAAAAATCTACGTGCTGACAATGCGTTTATGTTGCTCACCCAG GCACGGCTTTTTGACGAGCCCCAGCTGGCTAGTCTCTGCTTAGAAAATATCGACAAGAACACAGCTGACGCACTAGCCGCCGAGGGCTTCACAGATATTGACCTTG ACACCCTCGTGGCAGTCTTGGAGAGAGACACGCTGGGTGTACGGGAAGTGCGTCTCTTCGGGGCTGCGGTTCGTTGGGCGGACGCTGAGGCCCAAAGGCAACAGTTACAGCCCACGCCGGAGAACAAGCGTCGAGTGTTGGGAAAAGCACTTTCCCTTATTCGCTTCCCGCTCATGACTATTGAAGAGTTTGCAGCAG GTCCAGCTCAGTCTGGTATACTCACAGATCGGGAGGTGGTCAGTTTGTTCCTGCATTTTACGGTCAATCCGAAACCACATGTGGAGTTTATTGACCGACCTCGCTGTTGCCTACGGGGGAAAGAGTGCAGCATCACGCGTTTCAGTCAGGTGGAGAGCCGCTGGGGGTACAGCGGAACCAGTGACCGCATCCG GTTTTCAGTGAACCGCAGAATATTTGTCGTGGGATTTGGGCTCTATGGGTCCATACATGGTCCAACTGACTATCAGGTCAACATCCAG ATCATACATACAGACAGCAACACAGTTCTCGGTCAGAACGACACAGGCTTCAGTTGTGATGGAACAGCCAGTACCTTCCGAGTCATGTTCAAGGAGCCTGTGGAAATTCTTCCCAGCGTCAACTACATTGCTTGCGCCACCCTCAAG GGACCAGACTCTCATTATGGGACCAAGGGGATGCGTAAAGTCACACATGAAGCCCCCGCTACTGGTACCAAGACCTGCTTTACATTCTGCTACGCTGCAGGCAACAACAACGGCACTTCCGTAGAGGATGGACAAATCCCAGAGGTCATCTTCTACACATAA
- the btbd2a gene encoding BTB/POZ domain-containing protein 2a isoform X1, producing MRCCVCLFQQSLQCSPSKMAAGESNSRSSCLNLSNSGPLGNAPPSNSAHSSPASNGGSMGAVGGINRSAGNSNPQSGPENGGGAETAVRSTPSAQNPSRQSVGQSGATSGAASNMTATSSSSSSSASTASADASAAVPSLPSSPASVLVYREPVYNWQATKSTVKERFAFLFNNEVLSDVHFLVGKGMGVQRIPAHRFALAVGSAVFDAMFNGGMATTSTEIELPDVEPAAFLALLKFLYSDEVQIGPETVMTTLYTAKKYAVPALEAHCVEFLKKNLRADNAFMLLTQARLFDEPQLASLCLENIDKNTADALAAEGFTDIDLDTLVAVLERDTLGVREVRLFGAAVRWADAEAQRQQLQPTPENKRRVLGKALSLIRFPLMTIEEFAAGPAQSGILTDREVVSLFLHFTVNPKPHVEFIDRPRCCLRGKECSITRFSQVESRWGYSGTSDRIRFSVNRRIFVVGFGLYGSIHGPTDYQVNIQIIHTDSNTVLGQNDTGFSCDGTASTFRVMFKEPVEILPSVNYIACATLKGPDSHYGTKGMRKVTHEAPATGTKTCFTFCYAAGNNNGTSVEDGQIPEVIFYT from the exons ATGCGCTGTTGTGTATGTTTATTCCAGCAAAGCCTGCAGTGTTCACCATCCAAGATGGCTGCGGGTGAAAGCAATAGCCGATCCTCATGTCTAAACTTGTCTAATTCGGGGCCACTTGGCAATGCACCGCCGAGCAACAGCGCCCATTCTTCACCCGCGAGCAACGGGGGATCTATGGGTGCAGTCGGGGGGATTAACCGGAGCGCGGGGAATTCGAACCCCCAATCAGGCCCGGAAAACGGCGGAGGCGCCGAGACTGCGGTGAGAAGCACGCCGAGCGCGCAGAACCCTTCCCGGCAGTCGGTCGGTCAGAGCGGAGCGACTTCAGGCGCTGCGTCAAACATGACGgcgacatcatcatcatcatcttcgtCCGCGTCTACCGCATCCGCCGATGCGTCCGCCGCCGTCCCCTCGCTTCCCAGCAGCCCGGCTTCGGTTTTGGTTTATCGAGAGCCGGTCTACAACTGGCAAGCGACAAAAAGTACAGTGAAAGAAAGGTTTGCATTTTTGTTTAACAACGAAGTGCTAAGTGACGTCCATTTTTTGGTTGGGAAGGGAATGGGAGTGCAGCGCATTCCAGCGCACAG ATTTGCTCTCGCTGTGGGAAGTGCCGTCTTTGATGCCATGTTCAACGGTGGCATGGCAACAACGTCGACCGAAATTGAACTGCCAGATGTGGAACCGGCTGCATTTCTAGCCCTTCTCAA ATTTTTATACTCCGATGAAGTGCAAATTGGACCAGAGACCGTTATGACCACACTGTACACAGCCAAAAAGTACGCAGTACCTGCACTCGAGGCCCACTGCGTCGAATTCTTGAAGAAAAATCTACGTGCTGACAATGCGTTTATGTTGCTCACCCAG GCACGGCTTTTTGACGAGCCCCAGCTGGCTAGTCTCTGCTTAGAAAATATCGACAAGAACACAGCTGACGCACTAGCCGCCGAGGGCTTCACAGATATTGACCTTG ACACCCTCGTGGCAGTCTTGGAGAGAGACACGCTGGGTGTACGGGAAGTGCGTCTCTTCGGGGCTGCGGTTCGTTGGGCGGACGCTGAGGCCCAAAGGCAACAGTTACAGCCCACGCCGGAGAACAAGCGTCGAGTGTTGGGAAAAGCACTTTCCCTTATTCGCTTCCCGCTCATGACTATTGAAGAGTTTGCAGCAG GTCCAGCTCAGTCTGGTATACTCACAGATCGGGAGGTGGTCAGTTTGTTCCTGCATTTTACGGTCAATCCGAAACCACATGTGGAGTTTATTGACCGACCTCGCTGTTGCCTACGGGGGAAAGAGTGCAGCATCACGCGTTTCAGTCAGGTGGAGAGCCGCTGGGGGTACAGCGGAACCAGTGACCGCATCCG GTTTTCAGTGAACCGCAGAATATTTGTCGTGGGATTTGGGCTCTATGGGTCCATACATGGTCCAACTGACTATCAGGTCAACATCCAG ATCATACATACAGACAGCAACACAGTTCTCGGTCAGAACGACACAGGCTTCAGTTGTGATGGAACAGCCAGTACCTTCCGAGTCATGTTCAAGGAGCCTGTGGAAATTCTTCCCAGCGTCAACTACATTGCTTGCGCCACCCTCAAG GGACCAGACTCTCATTATGGGACCAAGGGGATGCGTAAAGTCACACATGAAGCCCCCGCTACTGGTACCAAGACCTGCTTTACATTCTGCTACGCTGCAGGCAACAACAACGGCACTTCCGTAGAGGATGGACAAATCCCAGAGGTCATCTTCTACACATAA
- the btbd2a gene encoding BTB/POZ domain-containing protein 2a isoform X4 — MRCCVCLFQQSLQCSPSKMAAGESNSRSSCLNLSNSGPLGNAPPSNSAHSSPASNGGSMGAVGGINRSAGNSNPQSGPENGGGAETAVRSTPSAQNPSRQSVGQSGATSGAASNMTATSSSSSSSASTASADASAAVPSLPSSPASVLVYREPVYNWQATKSTVKERFLYSDEVQIGPETVMTTLYTAKKYAVPALEAHCVEFLKKNLRADNAFMLLTQARLFDEPQLASLCLENIDKNTADALAAEGFTDIDLDTLVAVLERDTLGVREVRLFGAAVRWADAEAQRQQLQPTPENKRRVLGKALSLIRFPLMTIEEFAAGPAQSGILTDREVVSLFLHFTVNPKPHVEFIDRPRCCLRGKECSITRFSQVESRWGYSGTSDRIRFSVNRRIFVVGFGLYGSIHGPTDYQVNIQIIHTDSNTVLGQNDTGFSCDGTASTFRVMFKEPVEILPSVNYIACATLKGPDSHYGTKGMRKVTHEAPATGTKTCFTFCYAAGNNNGTSVEDGQIPEVIFYT; from the exons ATGCGCTGTTGTGTATGTTTATTCCAGCAAAGCCTGCAGTGTTCACCATCCAAGATGGCTGCGGGTGAAAGCAATAGCCGATCCTCATGTCTAAACTTGTCTAATTCGGGGCCACTTGGCAATGCACCGCCGAGCAACAGCGCCCATTCTTCACCCGCGAGCAACGGGGGATCTATGGGTGCAGTCGGGGGGATTAACCGGAGCGCGGGGAATTCGAACCCCCAATCAGGCCCGGAAAACGGCGGAGGCGCCGAGACTGCGGTGAGAAGCACGCCGAGCGCGCAGAACCCTTCCCGGCAGTCGGTCGGTCAGAGCGGAGCGACTTCAGGCGCTGCGTCAAACATGACGgcgacatcatcatcatcatcttcgtCCGCGTCTACCGCATCCGCCGATGCGTCCGCCGCCGTCCCCTCGCTTCCCAGCAGCCCGGCTTCGGTTTTGGTTTATCGAGAGCCGGTCTACAACTGGCAAGCGACAAAAAGTACAGTGAAAGAAAG ATTTTTATACTCCGATGAAGTGCAAATTGGACCAGAGACCGTTATGACCACACTGTACACAGCCAAAAAGTACGCAGTACCTGCACTCGAGGCCCACTGCGTCGAATTCTTGAAGAAAAATCTACGTGCTGACAATGCGTTTATGTTGCTCACCCAG GCACGGCTTTTTGACGAGCCCCAGCTGGCTAGTCTCTGCTTAGAAAATATCGACAAGAACACAGCTGACGCACTAGCCGCCGAGGGCTTCACAGATATTGACCTTG ACACCCTCGTGGCAGTCTTGGAGAGAGACACGCTGGGTGTACGGGAAGTGCGTCTCTTCGGGGCTGCGGTTCGTTGGGCGGACGCTGAGGCCCAAAGGCAACAGTTACAGCCCACGCCGGAGAACAAGCGTCGAGTGTTGGGAAAAGCACTTTCCCTTATTCGCTTCCCGCTCATGACTATTGAAGAGTTTGCAGCAG GTCCAGCTCAGTCTGGTATACTCACAGATCGGGAGGTGGTCAGTTTGTTCCTGCATTTTACGGTCAATCCGAAACCACATGTGGAGTTTATTGACCGACCTCGCTGTTGCCTACGGGGGAAAGAGTGCAGCATCACGCGTTTCAGTCAGGTGGAGAGCCGCTGGGGGTACAGCGGAACCAGTGACCGCATCCG GTTTTCAGTGAACCGCAGAATATTTGTCGTGGGATTTGGGCTCTATGGGTCCATACATGGTCCAACTGACTATCAGGTCAACATCCAG ATCATACATACAGACAGCAACACAGTTCTCGGTCAGAACGACACAGGCTTCAGTTGTGATGGAACAGCCAGTACCTTCCGAGTCATGTTCAAGGAGCCTGTGGAAATTCTTCCCAGCGTCAACTACATTGCTTGCGCCACCCTCAAG GGACCAGACTCTCATTATGGGACCAAGGGGATGCGTAAAGTCACACATGAAGCCCCCGCTACTGGTACCAAGACCTGCTTTACATTCTGCTACGCTGCAGGCAACAACAACGGCACTTCCGTAGAGGATGGACAAATCCCAGAGGTCATCTTCTACACATAA